A single genomic interval of Arctopsyche grandis isolate Sample6627 chromosome 8, ASM5162203v2, whole genome shotgun sequence harbors:
- the LOC143915204 gene encoding uncharacterized protein LOC143915204: MNRQVSVSHQQALEKRFSSHSFILSPVGILKIFVIILFLVGSIISLSAEVCSKYGQWLELTFPIVTVVNGVLIALLYVVFILGLAKGVSGIWIKIDLVISTVTAILSLVLSILVLANCSNDGAITIVPGIFGVVGSLLLFISAATLFVTWQNTGDDVVEAPVPREPFDLKRKSVAI, encoded by the exons ATGAACCGACAAGTATCTGTGAGCCATCAACAGGCTTTAGAGAAGAGGTTTTCCAGTCATAGTTTCATTCTATCTCCAGTTggcatattgaaaatatttgtaatt ATACTGTTTTTAGTCGGATCTATTATCTCTTTAAGTGCTGAAGTCTGTTCAAAGTATGGCCAATGGTTAGAATTAACATTTCCCATTGTAACGGTGGTAAATGGTGTTTTGATTGCATTATTGTACGTTGTGTTCATATTAGGCTTAGCTAAAGGAGTATCTGGGATTTGGATAAAGATA GATCTTGTCATTTCTACAGTGACTGCAATATTATCATTAGTTTTATCAATTCTTGTTTTGGCCAACTGCTCCAACGATGGAGCAATAACTATAGTCCCGGGT ATTTTTGGAGTCGTGGGTTCGCTGTTGCTGTTTATCAGCGCTGCAACGTTGTTCGTAACGTGGCAAAACACCGGGGATGATGTAGTAGAGGCTCCCGTTCCTCGTGAGCCATTTGATCTCAAAAGAAAATCTGTAGCCATATGA
- the Ir64a gene encoding ionotropic receptor 64a, whose translation MDCDASAHFINETSAIFDYPSIFNFTHKWLLLQSDFSNDTINFLARLNINIDAEITYVDLSNDRSYKLYDVYHTGRYHHGRFIIEHLGCWDVNGGFNLLPRKYKYVQRSNMTGVVLKCMIVVRNHVKYRFTKFVSNPIDPHIDSFSRFNFALLLHLKDIYNFSFYMMRTLSWGYMQNGSFDGMVGQLERRKIDIGGSPIFFRLERAKVTGYTIQTWISRSCFIFRHPKRASIFKIYTRPLEDNVWCCIFGTVFITSTTVYLLFKIQGRIIFAADEGSLSGVLLFIFGAIFQQGMTSSLPMLSGRVVIFTIFTFSLLLYQFYSASIVSSLLMDPPRTIRTPTDLINSNLQLGVEDVPYTTNAFRQTNDEVAIQLYRKKVSNDKINNFFHPDEGLQMVKNGGFAFFVDNAVAYKIIADTFSEQQVCELSEINLFPTQKTMAIVQKHSPFRKLVTYGLRKVAESGLMARQMSIWSAKRPKCVKSIDSSKFNVTIIEFSSVLIFLLIGMIFSVFFLFLEIVNRKFN comes from the exons ATGGACTGCGACGCGTCTGCACACTTCATAAACGAGACTTCGGCGATTTTCGACTATCCCTCCATTTTTAATTTCACCCATAAGTGGTTACTGTTGCAGAGCGACTTTTCAAACGACACAATCAACTTTTTGGCACGGCTGAACATCAACATCGATGCTGAAATTACATACGTCGACCTGAGCAATGACAGGTCGTATAAATTGTACGACGTGTATCATACGGGGAGATATCATCACGGCCGATTCATCATCGAACATTTGGGATGTTGGGATGTGAACGGCGGTTTCAATCTCTTGCCTAGAAAGTACAAATACGTTCAAAGATCTAATATGACTGGCGTCGTTCTAAAATGCATGATCGTCGTTAGAAATCACGTCAAATATAGATTCACTAAATTTGTATCAAACCCTATCGATCCTCATATTGACTCATTTAGTCGTTTCAACTTTGCTTTGCTTCTACACTTAAAAGACATTTATAATTTCAG TTTCTATATGATGAGGACATTGTCATGGGGATACATGCAGAATGGTAGTTTTGATGGTATGGTCGGACAATTGGAGAGAAGGAAAATAGACATCGGTGGATCTCCAATATTCTTTCGTTTGGAGAGAGCTAAAGTCACGGGCTATACCATTCAAACATGGATATCCAG ATCGTGCTTTATTTTTCGTCATCCAAAGCGAGCATCGATTTTTAAAATCTACACTAGACCATTAGAAGATAATGTATGGTGTTGCATATTTGGAACTGTTTTCATAACATCTACGACagtttatttgttatttaaaattcagggaAGAATAATATTTGCCGCAGATGAAGGTTCATTGAGCGGAGTGCTACTTTTTATTTTCGGAGCTATTTTTCAGCAAG GAATGACTAGCAGTTTACCAATGCTTTCCGGAAGAGTCGTCATTTTTACTATCTTCACTTTCTCCTTATTGTTATATCAGTTTTATTCGGCAAGTATTGTATCTTCGCTGTTGATGGATCCTCCCAGAACTATCAGAACGCCGACAGACTTGATCAATAGTAATTTACAATTGGGAGTCGAAGATGTTCCATACACTACAAATGCTTTTCGG CAAACGAATGACGAGGTCGCAATACAGTTGTATAGAAAGAAAGTTTCAAATGAcaagataaataatttttttcatcctGATGAAGGTTTGCAAATGGTGAAGAATGGAGGGTTCGCTTTCTTTGTGGACAATGCCGTTGCTTATAAAATTATCGCAGATACGTTTTCGGAGCAGCAAGTTTGCGAGTTGTCTGAAATAAATTTGTTTCCCACGCAAAAAACGATGGCCATAGTGCAGAAACATTCGCCGTTTAGAAAATTGGTCACTTACGG GCTGCGTAAAGTTGCTGAAAGCGGCCTGATGGCGAGACAAATGTCCATATGGAGTGCGAAAAGAccaaaatgtgttaaaagtatCGACTCGTCGAAATTCAATGTCACCATCATAGAATTTTCgtcagttttaatatttttactaatcggaatgattttttcagtattttttttgttccttGAAATCGTTAATAGAAAATTCAATTAG
- the casp gene encoding fas associated factor casp, whose translation MSESREEILANFQGITAIEDVAEAILHLDEADWDLLSAINRVMPQDVSNSSFKHNSMLNNSEVDVEMIDDDISVIKPKSIVPIRPIDGTSVIHGPSTSCKIDRPMRTLEFRVHYLENVHNFFMPDTDNVGDLRRKICDLSGVAPCRQILEGLQSPLVLPNCPLSSLCLPLPCNIFMKVPEEKQLDDRSAERLTQMYTLNIDNEDKLLKLQFPGTRTILQIKGDIYSLTNIPVRHQVWTGWPDTPNLDETMLALSGVGFPVHNLKVRKVVPKPITVHNDSDSEESSVGEFEDAETFAVEDDIFLDNVRTKKEDPLIPDNVDDETIGCIQFSERFQERYGPLHPLFFQGSLDNAIKEACMKPAKDRRLLGIYLHHEASVLSNVFCAQLLGCESVLQVLAANFVVYGWDLTFESNKNMLLSSVSNTLGGVASMTVKNIPLDRLPVLIIIMRIRSNTEIFSVINGNVTLEELLGQLVEGVERWAGRRDEEIQEEQQRAALQQLKWEQDEAYRQSLEADRAKEELKKRIEKAENEERARIESERQEAEAKREAVRQAALSRLPEEPPADAGNSITKIRVRLPEGSFLERRFTTNTMLKILLDYLTVEGYPAEEYKIISSWPRRDLTTIDGDSTLLALKLCPQETVMLEKRSSE comes from the exons GGAATCACAGCCATCGAAGATGTGGCTGAAGCTATACTTCACTTGGATGAGGCGGATTGGGATTTATTA tCGGCTATTAACCGAGTGATGCCACAGGATGTATCGAACTCGAGCTTTAAACACAATTCGATGCTCAACAACAGCGAGGTCGACGTTGAAATGATAGATGACGATATATCAGTTATTAAACCGAAATCTATCGTTCCGATAC GGCCGATCGATGGAACCAGCGTCATACACGGCCCGTCCACTTCCTGTAAAATAGACCGCCCGATGCGAACACTGGAATTTCGCGTTCACTATTTagaaaatgtacataatttttttatgccgGATACGGATAATGTCG gAGACCTTCGTAGAAAAATTTGCGATTTATCGGGAGTAGCACCGTGTCGTCAAATCTTAGAAGGTTTGCAAAGTCCGTTGGTGCTACCCAATTGTCCTCTGTCTTCTTTGTGTTTACCCCTACCGTGCAATATCTTCATGAAGGTACCTGAAGAAAAACAACTCGATGATag ATCGGCCGAGCGTTTGACTCAAATGTACACTTTAAATATAGACAATGAAGACAAACTCTTAAAATTACAGTTTCCAGGAACTCGTACTATCCTTCAAATTAAAGGAGATATTTATTCACTAACTAATATTCCAGTAAGGCACCAG gtTTGGACAGGTTGGCCTGATACGCCGAATTTAGACGAGACTATGCTAGCCCTATCTGGAGTGGGTTTTCCGGTGCACAATCTCAAAGTTAGAAAAGTCGTTCCAAAGCCTATTACCGTACACAATGATTCCGACAGTGAAGAAAGTTCTGTGGGCGAGTTCGAAGACGCGGAAACGTTCGCCGTCGAAGATGACATATTTTTGGACAACGTTCGAACAAAGAAAGAAGATCCTTTAA TTCCAGATAACGTCGACGATGAAACTATCggatgtattcaattttctgaacGTTTTCAAGAAAGATACGGTCCGTTACATCCGCTCTTCTTCCAGGGTTCTCTAGACAATGCAATTAAAGAGGCTTGCATGAAGCCTGCTAAAGAC CGCCGTTTACTCGGAATATATTTACATCACGAAGCGAGCGTTTTGTCGAATGTGTTCTGCGCTCAGTTATTAGGCTGTGAATCTGTGTTACAAGTGTTAGCTGCGAATTTTGTTGTATACGGATGGGATCTCACGTTTGAATCGAATAAAAACAT GTTGCTATCGTCTGTGTCGAATACTCTCGGCGGAGTAGCTAGTATGACTGTTAAAAATATTCCATTAGACAGATTGCCAGTATTAATAATCATTATGAGGATACGATCTAATACAGAAATTTTCTCTGTTATCAAtg GAAATGTTACGTTAGAAGAGCTTTTAGGTCAACTTGTAGAAGGTGTTGAGAGGTGGGCGGGTAGACGTGATGAAGAAATCCAGGAAGAACAGCAGAGAGCTGCTCTGCAACAACTCAAATGGGAACAAGATGAAGCTTATCGACAAAGTTTAGAAGCTGATAG GGCCAAAGAAGAATTAAAGAAACGGATAGAAAAAGCAGAAAATGAAGAGAGAGCTCGTATAGAGTCTGAACGGCAAGAGGCTGAAGCGAAAAGAgag GCGGTTCGTCAAGCGGCTCTATCTCGACTTCCAGAAGAGCCTCCAGCTGATGCTGGCAATTCTATCACCAAAATACGTGTTCGTTTACCTGAAGGAAGTTTTCTCGAAAGGCGCTTTACAACAAATACAATGTTAAAA ATTTTATTGGATTACTTGACAGTAGAAGGTTATCCTGCCgaagaatataaaataatttctagCTGGCCTAGAAGAGAT ttAACTACCATAGACGGTGATTCAACATTATTAGCTTTAAAACTATGTCCACAAGAAACTGTAATGTTAGAAAAGCGATCAAGTGAGtga